One region of Microbacterium sp. Root553 genomic DNA includes:
- a CDS encoding DUF4166 domain-containing protein yields MTAADTTTLSPYERALGARISELHPKTAWYFRTIPDGQVGVGTGVFTSAGSRHRWLWPVFRIAEALGVAFAGWERDVPFRIENRTVDGTAVAVRHFELPGRTWVMPDVVVLGANRILRNEIGPHRTVVTTFDIDVRDEAVVLTIRRVGLRLGRLRLAAPRFLRPRIRLVERWDAERERHHVNMTIDAPLLGRVYEYTGFFTYTIESETP; encoded by the coding sequence ATGACGGCTGCGGACACGACCACCCTCTCGCCGTACGAGCGCGCACTGGGCGCGCGCATCTCGGAACTGCATCCGAAGACGGCGTGGTACTTCCGCACCATCCCCGACGGTCAGGTCGGAGTCGGCACGGGTGTGTTCACCAGCGCGGGCTCCCGCCACCGCTGGCTGTGGCCCGTCTTCCGCATCGCCGAGGCCCTCGGTGTCGCGTTCGCGGGCTGGGAGCGCGACGTCCCCTTCCGCATCGAGAACCGCACGGTCGACGGCACGGCCGTCGCCGTCCGGCACTTCGAGCTCCCAGGGCGCACCTGGGTCATGCCCGACGTCGTCGTCCTCGGCGCGAACCGCATCCTGCGCAACGAGATCGGTCCGCATCGGACCGTCGTCACGACGTTCGACATCGATGTGCGCGACGAGGCGGTCGTGCTCACGATCCGGCGCGTCGGACTGCGCCTCGGTCGTCTGCGCCTCGCGGCACCCCGGTTCCTCCGCCCGCGGATCCGGCTGGTGGAGCGCTGGGACGCCGAGCGCGAGCGCCACCACGTGAACATGACGATCGACGCCCCGCTGCTCGGTCGCGTCTACGAGTACACCGGCTTCTTCACCTACACGATCGAGAGCGAGACTCCGTGA
- a CDS encoding NYN domain-containing protein, translated as MAEAPDARVAVYLDFDNIVISWYDRVHGRNAYGKDRQRITENPSDPDVTERLSRAMIEVGAIIDYAASFGTLVLTRAYADWSSPVNAVYRSQLVARAVDLVQLFPAAAYAKNGADIRLAVDAVEDMFRLPDLTHVVIVAGDSDYVPLAQRCKRLGRYVIGVGVAGSTAKSLAAACDEFEAYDSLPGVVRPSKSAAAPAPVAEVVETVAEPVTEPEPAAKAKSRTQTKTSKAKAQAQAPAQTQAPAQTQSAPAQTQSAAAAPAKSAVVDTGESTEQSEATELLQRALRLGHDKTDADEWLHSSAVKTHMRRMDPSFSEKALGYRSFSDFVKSREDIAELEETGHERLVRLRDSSS; from the coding sequence GTGGCTGAGGCTCCCGACGCCCGCGTCGCCGTCTACCTGGACTTCGACAACATCGTCATCTCCTGGTACGACCGTGTCCACGGGCGGAACGCCTACGGCAAGGACCGCCAGAGGATCACCGAGAACCCGTCCGACCCCGATGTCACCGAGCGGCTGTCCCGCGCGATGATCGAGGTGGGCGCGATCATCGACTACGCCGCCTCGTTCGGCACCCTGGTGCTCACCCGGGCGTACGCGGACTGGTCGTCGCCGGTGAACGCCGTGTACCGGTCGCAGCTCGTCGCCCGCGCCGTCGACCTCGTGCAGCTGTTCCCCGCCGCCGCCTACGCGAAGAACGGCGCCGACATCCGTCTCGCCGTCGACGCCGTCGAAGACATGTTCCGGCTGCCGGACCTGACCCACGTGGTGATCGTCGCCGGCGACAGCGACTACGTCCCCCTCGCCCAGCGCTGCAAGCGACTGGGCCGCTACGTGATCGGCGTGGGCGTGGCCGGGTCGACCGCGAAGTCGCTCGCCGCGGCCTGCGACGAGTTCGAGGCGTACGACTCTCTGCCCGGCGTCGTGCGCCCGAGCAAGAGCGCCGCCGCCCCCGCGCCGGTCGCCGAGGTCGTCGAGACCGTCGCGGAGCCGGTGACGGAGCCCGAGCCGGCGGCGAAGGCGAAGTCCCGCACCCAGACCAAGACGTCCAAGGCCAAGGCACAGGCCCAGGCGCCCGCGCAGACGCAGGCTCCCGCCCAGACGCAGTCCGCACCCGCGCAGACGCAGTCCGCGGCCGCAGCCCCGGCGAAGTCCGCGGTCGTCGACACGGGCGAGTCCACCGAGCAGAGCGAGGCGACCGAGCTGCTGCAGCGCGCGCTGCGTCTCGGCCACGACAAGACGGATGCCGACGAGTGGCTGCACAGCTCCGCGGTGAAGACGCACATGCGCCGGATGGACCCGTCCTTCAGCGAGAAGGCCCTGGGGTACCGCTCCTTCTCGGACTTCGTGAAGTCGCGCGAGGACATCGCCGAGCTCGAGGAGACCGGCCACGAGCGTCTGGTCAGACTCCGCGACTCCTCGTCGTGA
- a CDS encoding Gfo/Idh/MocA family protein: MTGLRWGILATGGIAGAFASDLRTAGLDLVAVGSRSQESADAFAARFDIARAHPSYEALVADPDVDIIYVSTPHPMHHENARLALEAGKHVLVEKPFTLNHAEAEDLQRLAAERGLLVMEAMWTRYLPHMVRIREIIAAGTLGEIRAVTADHTQLLPSDPAHRLNALELGGGALLDLGIYPISFVWDILGAPTDIRAVGRLIETGADAEVATVMTHAGGAISTTLSSSRAAGANAATVVGTAARIDIDRVWYVPTTFRVVLPDGTVIEEYESEVEGRGMQYQAHAAERLVRDGVLEGDLLPIAESVAIMGTLDEIRSQIGVRYPGEEADRG; this comes from the coding sequence ATGACTGGTCTTCGTTGGGGAATCCTCGCGACCGGCGGCATCGCCGGCGCGTTCGCATCCGATCTGCGCACCGCGGGGCTCGATCTCGTCGCGGTCGGCTCTCGGTCGCAGGAGTCGGCCGACGCCTTCGCCGCACGCTTCGACATCGCCAGGGCGCACCCCTCGTACGAGGCTCTCGTCGCGGATCCCGACGTCGACATCATCTATGTCTCGACGCCGCATCCGATGCACCACGAGAACGCGAGGCTCGCACTCGAGGCGGGAAAGCACGTGCTCGTCGAGAAGCCGTTCACGCTCAACCATGCCGAGGCGGAAGACCTGCAGCGGCTCGCCGCCGAGCGGGGTCTGCTCGTGATGGAGGCGATGTGGACGCGCTATCTGCCGCACATGGTCCGCATCCGCGAGATCATCGCCGCGGGCACGCTGGGCGAGATCCGAGCCGTGACCGCCGACCACACGCAGCTGCTGCCGAGCGATCCCGCACACCGTCTCAACGCGCTCGAGCTCGGCGGCGGCGCACTGCTCGACCTCGGCATCTACCCGATCTCCTTCGTGTGGGACATCCTGGGTGCCCCGACCGACATCCGTGCCGTCGGCCGTCTCATCGAGACGGGCGCCGACGCCGAGGTCGCCACCGTCATGACGCACGCGGGCGGAGCGATCTCCACCACGCTCTCGTCGTCCAGGGCCGCGGGCGCGAACGCCGCGACCGTCGTGGGCACGGCGGCGCGCATCGACATCGACCGCGTCTGGTACGTGCCGACCACGTTCCGGGTCGTCCTGCCCGACGGCACGGTCATCGAGGAGTACGAATCCGAGGTCGAGGGTCGGGGGATGCAGTACCAGGCCCACGCCGCGGAGCGCCTCGTCCGCGACGGCGTGCTCGAGGGCGACCTGCTGCCCATCGCCGAGAGTGTCGCGATCATGGGCACCCTCGACGAGATCCGCTCCCAGATCGGGGTGCGCTACCCCGGCGAGGAGGCAGACCGTGGCTGA
- a CDS encoding LLM class flavin-dependent oxidoreductase, which yields MAIDLGYWTPVYGGFLRNVADEGRMAATWDYIRDVSVRADRLGFHTTLVPELYLNDRKGIDAPSLEAWSLSAAILAVTERLRVMTAVRPGFHLPAVLAKTVGTLDRIAPGRVSLNVVAAWWAEEARQFGGRFTTHDERYVQAEEFVAVLNGLWEQTPFSFDGAHYTLEGTIVEPKPSSHPVVFAGGESEAGRESIAGFADAYVMHGGTLDEVRANVTDMNARSERLHGRPIAEFGMPAYVIVRDTEAEAQRELDRITTVDPDSPGYASFEEFQRNSQLSLELTRREYSVGTRGLRPNLVGTPEQVAERIDAYADAGITLLLIQASPLDEELERIAAQVLPLVSPRTAAALT from the coding sequence ATGGCCATCGATCTCGGATACTGGACCCCCGTGTACGGAGGGTTCCTGCGCAACGTCGCCGACGAGGGGCGCATGGCCGCCACGTGGGACTACATCCGCGACGTGTCGGTGAGGGCGGATCGTCTCGGGTTCCACACCACCCTCGTCCCCGAGCTGTACCTCAACGATCGCAAGGGCATCGATGCGCCGAGTCTCGAGGCCTGGTCGCTGTCGGCGGCGATCCTCGCGGTCACCGAGCGCCTGCGCGTGATGACCGCCGTGCGTCCCGGGTTCCACCTCCCCGCGGTGCTCGCGAAGACCGTCGGCACGCTCGACCGGATCGCGCCCGGTCGGGTCTCCCTCAACGTCGTCGCGGCCTGGTGGGCCGAGGAGGCCCGGCAGTTCGGCGGGCGGTTCACGACCCACGACGAGCGCTACGTGCAGGCCGAGGAGTTCGTCGCCGTGCTGAACGGCCTGTGGGAGCAGACGCCCTTCTCCTTCGACGGCGCGCACTACACACTGGAGGGCACCATCGTCGAGCCCAAGCCGTCGAGTCATCCGGTCGTCTTCGCGGGTGGCGAGAGCGAGGCGGGGCGCGAGTCGATCGCCGGCTTCGCCGACGCCTACGTGATGCACGGCGGCACGCTCGACGAGGTCCGCGCGAACGTGACCGACATGAACGCCCGCTCCGAGCGGCTGCACGGCCGCCCGATCGCCGAGTTCGGGATGCCGGCGTACGTGATCGTGCGCGACACCGAGGCCGAGGCGCAGCGCGAGCTCGATCGGATCACGACCGTCGACCCCGACTCGCCCGGCTACGCCTCGTTCGAGGAATTCCAGCGCAATTCCCAGCTGTCGCTCGAGCTCACCCGTCGTGAGTACTCGGTCGGCACGCGCGGCCTGCGTCCGAACCTCGTCGGCACGCCGGAGCAGGTGGCCGAGCGCATCGACGCGTACGCGGATGCCGGCATCACGCTGCTCCTGATCCAGGCGTCGCCCCTCGACGAGGAACTCGAGCGGATCGCCGCCCAGGTGCTCCCGCTCGTCTCGCCGCGAACCGCGGCCGCCCTGACCTGA
- a CDS encoding O-acetylhomoserine aminocarboxypropyltransferase/cysteine synthase family protein: MTGFSTRQIQAGYVPGTPQNSAVPPIYQTAAYEFGSLAEAADLFALRAAGNLYSRNASPTQQVLEERVAALEGGASAVAVASGQAAVAVTLLALVGRGGHIVAATQLYGGTVDLLQETFDDFGIPVTFVDQDDTEAWRAAIRPETRVLFAESIANPIAQVLDIRAVADIAHAAGVPLVIDNTVGTPYLVRPGEHGADFVVHSATKFLSGHGTSLGGVVVDLGTFDAGREPARWPHFTEPYARVGDFTLWERFGIGQAFAALVKSKYVHDLGPSLSPFNAWQILQGIETLDLRVSRQSATALALARHLQQHPAVARVHHPGLDGTPWHALAERYLPRGGPSVFSFDLVVPRGADTHASVARVIDALRVIRLVANIGDARSLVNHPASMTHSHLTAAQRDAAGISPTTIRLSAGLEDAADLIADLDRALALT; encoded by the coding sequence ATGACCGGGTTCTCCACGCGCCAGATCCAGGCCGGATACGTCCCCGGCACTCCGCAGAACAGCGCGGTCCCGCCGATCTACCAGACCGCGGCCTACGAGTTCGGATCGCTCGCCGAGGCCGCCGACCTGTTCGCGCTGCGCGCGGCGGGCAACCTCTACAGCCGCAACGCGAGCCCGACCCAGCAGGTGCTCGAGGAGCGCGTCGCGGCGCTCGAGGGCGGCGCGTCCGCGGTGGCGGTCGCCTCCGGGCAGGCTGCGGTCGCGGTGACGCTGCTCGCGCTCGTCGGTCGCGGCGGGCACATCGTCGCCGCCACCCAGCTCTACGGCGGCACGGTCGACCTGCTGCAGGAGACCTTCGACGACTTCGGCATCCCGGTGACCTTCGTCGATCAGGACGACACCGAGGCGTGGCGGGCGGCGATCCGCCCCGAGACGCGAGTGCTCTTCGCCGAGTCGATCGCGAATCCGATCGCTCAGGTCCTCGACATCCGTGCGGTCGCCGACATCGCCCACGCCGCGGGAGTGCCGCTGGTGATCGACAACACCGTGGGCACCCCGTACCTGGTGCGACCGGGCGAGCACGGCGCCGACTTCGTGGTGCACTCCGCGACCAAGTTCCTGAGCGGGCACGGAACGTCCCTGGGCGGCGTCGTCGTGGATCTGGGCACGTTCGACGCCGGGCGGGAGCCTGCCCGCTGGCCGCACTTCACCGAGCCGTACGCCCGCGTCGGCGACTTCACGCTGTGGGAGCGGTTCGGCATCGGCCAGGCGTTCGCGGCACTCGTGAAGTCGAAGTACGTGCACGATCTGGGCCCGTCGCTCTCGCCCTTCAACGCCTGGCAGATCCTGCAGGGCATCGAGACCCTCGACCTGCGCGTGTCCCGGCAGAGCGCCACCGCGCTCGCGCTCGCGCGGCACCTGCAGCAGCATCCGGCCGTCGCGCGGGTGCACCACCCCGGCCTCGACGGCACCCCCTGGCATGCGCTCGCCGAGCGCTACCTGCCCCGCGGCGGCCCGTCGGTGTTCTCGTTCGACCTCGTTGTCCCCCGCGGTGCCGACACGCACGCGAGCGTCGCCAGGGTGATCGATGCGCTGCGCGTGATCCGTCTCGTGGCGAACATCGGCGATGCCCGCAGTCTCGTGAACCACCCGGCGTCCATGACGCACTCCCACCTCACCGCGGCGCAGCGTGATGCGGCGGGCATCTCGCCCACCACCATCCGGTTGTCGGCGGGACTCGAGGACGCGGCCGACCTCATCGCCGACCTCGACCGGGCGCTCGCCCTGACCTGA
- a CDS encoding alpha/beta hydrolase, whose protein sequence is MTSTSSPTLWTPSARVRGSLAVVTGRGERAGVYERFGRRLSADGYTVAVFEEDADAASAWLGATTDAPRVLVGADAGASAVLRLVAQGASVDAAVVAGTLVDAELDLPSAEERTACPLHLGVLAAEATSVDVAVAEPLPAPADLAAVEVPVLAIHGGADPVSPIAAVSTALRSVPDLEILETVDGLHDALNDQTHRSVAAALVQWLERLRGGDVRTPLVRAYRTASVATA, encoded by the coding sequence ATGACTTCGACCTCCTCCCCCACGCTGTGGACGCCGTCCGCGCGCGTTCGCGGCAGCCTCGCCGTCGTCACCGGACGCGGCGAGCGCGCCGGCGTGTACGAGCGCTTCGGCCGCCGACTGAGCGCGGACGGCTACACCGTCGCCGTCTTCGAAGAGGATGCGGATGCGGCGAGCGCCTGGCTCGGCGCGACGACGGACGCCCCGAGGGTGCTCGTCGGCGCGGATGCCGGAGCATCCGCGGTCCTGCGCCTCGTCGCGCAGGGCGCCTCCGTCGACGCGGCCGTCGTCGCCGGCACCCTGGTGGATGCCGAGCTCGACCTGCCGTCCGCCGAGGAGCGCACCGCGTGCCCTCTGCACCTGGGCGTCCTCGCGGCGGAGGCGACGTCGGTCGACGTCGCGGTGGCCGAACCGCTGCCCGCGCCTGCCGATCTCGCGGCCGTGGAGGTTCCGGTGCTCGCGATCCATGGCGGAGCCGACCCGGTGTCGCCGATCGCCGCCGTGTCGACCGCCCTCCGCAGCGTGCCCGACCTCGAGATCCTCGAGACCGTCGACGGTCTGCACGACGCTCTGAACGACCAGACGCACCGCAGCGTCGCGGCCGCGCTCGTGCAGTGGCTCGAGCGGCTGCGCGGCGGAGACGTCCGCACACCGCTCGTCCGCGCGTACCGGACGGCCTCGGTGGCGACCGCATGA